The genomic window GGCGGCATCGCCGATATCCGCGACGAAAGCGACCGTGAAGGCATGCGGGTGGTGGTTGAACTCCGCCGCGACGCCAACGCCGAAACCGTGCTGGCCGACCTGCAGCGCCGCACCGCCCTGCAAAGCAACTTCGGCGCCATCATGCTGGCCCTGGTAAACGGCCAGCCGGTTCAGCTGAACCTGCGGCGCCTACTGCAGGAATTCCTGGACTACCGGGAACTGACCCTGATCCGCCGCACCCGCCACGCCCTCAAGCGCTGCGAAGACCGCCTTGAGGTCGTGGAAGGCCTGCTCAAGGCGCTCCATGCCCTGCAGCAGGTGATCGCCCTGATCACCGCAGCACCCGATGCCGCCAGTGCCCGAGCGGCCCTACAGGTGCAACTCGACCTGAGCGAGCGTCAGGCCGATGCGGTGTTGTCGATGCCACTGCGGCGCCTCACGGGCCTTGAACAGGAAAGCCTGCGCAAGGAAGCTGCCGAATTGGCGGTGGAACGCGAGCGGCTGCGCCACCTGCTGGACGACCGCACCGTGCTGCTTGACACCCTGGTGGCCGAACTCAAAGCCCTGCGCAAGCGCTTTGCCACGCCCCGGCGCACCCGGCTAGTGGAGGGCGGCGATGCCCTGGTGGCCCAGCGAGCTGCAGCCATCCGCCCCAACGCCGAACTGCAGCGCCAGCAAGCCTTTGGCGCCCTGGCCCCTGAAAGCCGGCTACTGATCCAGGCCGATGGAGCCGTGAAAATCCTCAGCGCCCAAATGCTGGGGCGCCTGCACCTAGATGAACCCATCCAACTAGGAGAGCATCCGGCACCAGCCCGGCTGATCCTGCCGATCGCCGAGCAACCGCTGCTGCTGGCCTTCACGGGTAGTGGCCGGGTGGCCTTATTGCGCTGGGAATTCGCCGGCCAGCAGCCGGGGAAGCTGGAGCGCTTCCTTCCCGACAGCATCGAAGGCGAAGCGGTGGTGCAGGTGCTTCCCCTACCCGGCCAAGGCAGCCTGGGACTCCTAAGCAGCGACGGGCGCTTCAAACGGCTGCCGATTGAGGAGTTTCAGGAACTGTCTGGCCGGGCCACCACCGTGCTCAAGCTCAAGGAGGGCGTGACCCTGCGGCGGGTGGTGGCCGGCCAGGAAGGAGACACCTTGGTAGTGGCGACCAGCAGCGGCCGCGTGCTGCGGCTAAGCCTCGATGAAACCCAGCTGCCCCTGATGGGGCGCGCTGCCCAAGGCCCCCTATTGATGCGCCTGTTGCCCGGAGAGCAGCTGGTGGGTGCCGCCTGCCTGCCTGCAACGGAAGGGGAAACCAACGGCGCAAACCAAAGCGCAGTGGTGCTGGCCACTGCCAGTGGTCAACTGAAGCGGCTGCTGGTGTCGAGCCTGCGGCCCTGTCAGCGGGGCGACATGGGTCAGATCGGCCTGCGGCTGCAACAGCGGGGCGATTACCTGGTCGACCTGCAAAGCCCAACAAGTGCTGCGGTTGGAAGCGCCGTATTGGGACTATTGACCGATAAGGGCTGGAGCTGCCGAATCGACTTAAACGAGCTGGAAGGCGAAGACACTAGCGGCATAGGCGTCAACTTGAAGCTGCCCCAAGGCCAGCAAATTCAGGAGCTGATACCTCTTATCAACTAACTACGGAGGGCACCAGGCAGCCCTTAGAGCTCTTGCAGCACCTTGGCAGCGATACCGGCCGGCTCAAGCATCAACTTGCTGGAGCTCACCTGCTCGTCCATTTCGATGGGATAGGCGCCGTCAAAGCAGGCGGTGCAGAAGTGGGCGGAATTTGCATGGGCCGCATCCACCATGCCCTGCTTGCTCAGGTAGGCGAGCGAATCGACGCCAAGATGGGTTGCGATTTCTTCCAGGGTGAGGCGGGCAGCAATCAGCTGGTCCTGGGTATCGGTATCGATGCCGTAGAAACAGGGATGGGTAACCGGCGGCGAACTAATCCGCATATGCACCTCAGTGGCCCCGGCATCCCGCAGGGCTTGCACCAACTTGCGACTGGTGGTGCCCCGCACAATTGAGTCGTCGATCACCACAACGCGCTTGCCGGCAAGCACATCTGGCAGCGGGTTGAGCTTCACCCTGATGCCGGCCTCCCGCATCGCCTGGGTGGGCTGGATGAAGGTGCGGCCCACATAGCGGTTCTTGATCAAGCCATCAGCAAACGGGATACCGCTGAGCTGGGAATAGCCAATCGCTGCCGGAATACCGGAATCGGGAACGCCAATGACTATGTCGGCTTCAACCGGTGTTTCCCGGGCCAGGGCCTCGCCAATTCGCACCCTGTAGCTATAAAGGGATTCGCCGAAGAAGCGGCTATCAGGCCTGGCGAAATAGATCATCTCGAAGACGCACAGCTTGGTGGGCTGCTCGCACCAACGGCTGCGGCTGGGTTCGGCTTGGCCTGGACGGAAATGGATGATTTCGCCGGGCTCAACATCGCCATCAAAGGCGGCACCGATGATGTCGAGCCCGCACGACTCACTGCTCACCACCCACTGGGCTTGCTCCGTTTCACCGATATGGCCAAACACCAAAGGCCGGATGCCATGGCCATCCCGGAGGGCAAAAAGCCCATCAGGCGTGCCGATCACCAAGCTGAAGGCACCGCGGCAGCACTCGGCAGCGGCCCGAATCGCCCCATCCCAATCCAGGCCCCGGTTCACGGCCTGCTGAATCGCAAAAGCGATCAGTTCGGAGTCGGTGGTGGAGGTGAGCTCGCTGGCAATGGACGCCAGATCGTGGCGGAGCTCGGCTGCATTGACCAAATTGCCGTTATGGGCAAGGGCGAAAGGGCCAATGCGGGTGTTGAGCACCACCGGCTGAGCGTTGCAAACCTTGCTGCTGCCGGTGGTGGAATAGCGGTTGTGGCCGATGGCTAGATCGCCAGTAAGGCGCTCCAGCACGGCCTGATCAAACACCTGGCTCACCAGGCCCATGTCCTTGTGCAGGCGCACCTTGCGCTCTGCATCAAACACAGCGATACCGGCCGATTCCTGGCCGCGATGCTGCAGGGCGTATAGGCCGAAGTAAGTGAGGTTGGCCACCGGTTGCCCCGGCGCCAGCACGGCATAGACGCCGCAGGCTTCCTCGGGCTTGTCCGGACGCATCACCAGCACAGGCCCATCAACAATCACGGTGAAATTTCATTCTGCACGAGCGCCCTCGCCCATTCGCCGCGGGATGGCCTGCTCGTAGCAGGCCTCCAGTGCCGCCAGGCTCTGCTCAAGCAAAGGCTGGCCTGCTTGGCGGATTACCAGGCTGGCAGCGGCCGTAACCACACCTAGCCGCTCGGCCGGCACTGCAGCAGCCGCAAGAGCCTGCTGCCAGGAGGCATCTTGGCCTGCGGGCACGCTCACAAGGATGCGGGCACCACCCTCGGCAAACAGCAGCCGATCCAACCGGGCGCTGCTAGCCGGGATCTCCAGCTCGGCCCCCAGAGGCATTACAGAAATGGTGGCGATGCAGCACTCGGCCGCAGCCACCGCCAGGCCGCCATCGCTGAGGTCGTGGGCGGAGGCCACCAAGCCCTGGGCAATGGCCTGGCGCAGGAAGCCCTGAACCGCGCGCTCCAATTGCAGATCAATCTCCGGCGGGCGCCCGGTTACGGCTCGATGCAGCCGCTCCAGATAGCTGCTGCCGGCCAGGCTCAAGCGTGGATCGGCGGGAGCCTCGCCCATTTCCAGCGGCACCCCCAGCAGCCAGATG from Cyanobium sp. Tous-M-B4 includes these protein-coding regions:
- a CDS encoding DNA topoisomerase (ATP-hydrolyzing) subunit A; this translates as MAEERPGESIGPGNDARIEPIALHLEMQRSYLEYAMSVIVGRALPDARDGLKPVQRRILFAMHELGLTPDRPYRKCARVVGDVLGKYHPHGDQAVYDALVRQVQTFASRHPLLDGHGNFGSVDDDPPAAMRYTETRLAPIANEALLDEIGADTVDFAANFDGSQQEPTVLPAQLPFLLLNGCTGIAVGMATNIPPHNLGEVVDALIALVRKPELSDEKLLELVPGPDFPTGGEVLVGQGVRDTYLVGRGSIPMRGVAHIEEVQPGKGRHRRGAVVITELPYQLSKAGWIEKLAEQVNDGKIGGIADIRDESDREGMRVVVELRRDANAETVLADLQRRTALQSNFGAIMLALVNGQPVQLNLRRLLQEFLDYRELTLIRRTRHALKRCEDRLEVVEGLLKALHALQQVIALITAAPDAASARAALQVQLDLSERQADAVLSMPLRRLTGLEQESLRKEAAELAVERERLRHLLDDRTVLLDTLVAELKALRKRFATPRRTRLVEGGDALVAQRAAAIRPNAELQRQQAFGALAPESRLLIQADGAVKILSAQMLGRLHLDEPIQLGEHPAPARLILPIAEQPLLLAFTGSGRVALLRWEFAGQQPGKLERFLPDSIEGEAVVQVLPLPGQGSLGLLSSDGRFKRLPIEEFQELSGRATTVLKLKEGVTLRRVVAGQEGDTLVVATSSGRVLRLSLDETQLPLMGRAAQGPLLMRLLPGEQLVGAACLPATEGETNGANQSAVVLATASGQLKRLLVSSLRPCQRGDMGQIGLRLQQRGDYLVDLQSPTSAAVGSAVLGLLTDKGWSCRIDLNELEGEDTSGIGVNLKLPQGQQIQELIPLIN
- the purF gene encoding amidophosphoribosyltransferase; this encodes MRPDKPEEACGVYAVLAPGQPVANLTYFGLYALQHRGQESAGIAVFDAERKVRLHKDMGLVSQVFDQAVLERLTGDLAIGHNRYSTTGSSKVCNAQPVVLNTRIGPFALAHNGNLVNAAELRHDLASIASELTSTTDSELIAFAIQQAVNRGLDWDGAIRAAAECCRGAFSLVIGTPDGLFALRDGHGIRPLVFGHIGETEQAQWVVSSESCGLDIIGAAFDGDVEPGEIIHFRPGQAEPSRSRWCEQPTKLCVFEMIYFARPDSRFFGESLYSYRVRIGEALARETPVEADIVIGVPDSGIPAAIGYSQLSGIPFADGLIKNRYVGRTFIQPTQAMREAGIRVKLNPLPDVLAGKRVVVIDDSIVRGTTSRKLVQALRDAGATEVHMRISSPPVTHPCFYGIDTDTQDQLIAARLTLEEIATHLGVDSLAYLSKQGMVDAAHANSAHFCTACFDGAYPIEMDEQVSSSKLMLEPAGIAAKVLQEL